In Lates calcarifer isolate ASB-BC8 unplaced genomic scaffold, TLL_Latcal_v3 _unitig_168_quiver_1241, whole genome shotgun sequence, the DNA window cagatataaaatgaAAGTTGGATTCACCTCACTTTGCTGTGGATTCTGTTCTTCTTTATCAGCTGagtgacagaaacaagacaTCAGGTCAGTTAGTTGATCATTGTCTTTGCTAAACcaggagtttgacatttttcaagcatttttacTCAAATTTAAGAGaattttcaacaacaacaaaatcaaatacaTGATAGACACAGTAACTGAACAAGATACCTGTCTGAAGTTTCCTGTTTTGAACAACCAGACCAATGATGACCATTACAAGGAGAACACTCAGAGCACCCAGGATCACAGTTGTCAGCTTTATCACACCACTCTCTTCTACAGGAAAAATCATTAAGTCAGACTCTGTTTCCCTTCAGAGACCTGGTCATaatcaaaaagacaaactgaattcagctaaacagtttaatctgcacaatCAAAGAAATCTTACCTTTACATTTGCTGTCCTCGTCATCATGTGGCTCATCATTGCCTTGTAAAGaaatgaagatatttttagTCTTGAGTTTATTTTGGCAGACGTACATCATAACCATTTCTTACCTGCTGTCAAAATCTATTTATCATATaagcagaaaaagacatgacagaacaatgggaatgaaaagacagaaaagattttACAATAATCTTACCTCCAACCTTTAAATACTGAGACTCAGTGAAAGTTACACGTCCATTTGtgtaaaatccacagaaatacaaTCCAGAGTCAGATACATCCACTCGTTTGATTTTGAGATAGACAGTAGAGATGTTGGATCTCATTTCAAAATTTCCAGTTTTATATCCATCACAGTATTCAGCTTTACTGTCAGACCGGGACATAACTGAGATACAGCTCACATTGATCCTGTTGACCACTCTGAGCCAGAACGTTGCAGCTGGATCATTGATTGTCTTTGGGCACAGCAGTTTGACTTCTTGACCAGACTGAGCCTTCACAGTCTGagactcagacactgagacagagatccagcctgaaacaaacaacagacacagcaagAGATTGAGTTGTTTTAAAGTAACATGAGGGTAAACAATAACTGTTGATAAAAGTCAGCAAGAACGTAACAAAAAAATAAGCTTCATTTCCGACTGGTTaaacatacaataataaaatgaagaatgaagttGAGAGTAATTCAGTTCCAGTACTTACTGAGGCTGCCGAGCAGTAAAGCTGTTCTCATAGTGAAGTTCATCATTGTGTTGATGACTGCAGCTCTTCAGTGTCCATAACTGAAGTGTGACCAGGAAGGGAGCGCTTTCAATATAAAGAGGAGGggtgttgttctttttgttccttAAATTAACCACATAAATGCTTCCAGGAAAATAAGTGTTGATGTAAACGTATAAGAATACCAGTTAACAAATAGTCTTCAAACCAAATTATATACAGTACGACGAACAAAGATACACAAGTAGAGATAAAAGTGGACATCACAGTGAtaacacaggacacaggacaATGTTGTTATTTGTAGCTGCTCATCAGAGTGGGACACATTGTGACACATTGTGTTTGAGGCTTAACAACAAACCAATGTGTCACTTTTTGAGTTGTGTAATGCAAATGTGATGTtccaacaaatgtattttattaaaagtagTTAACGTGACTGAACTTTCTGATGgtgtctgctgtgaaatgtcagagtCCAGTCTCAGGCGctcagtcacatgaccagaCACTCAGTGAATCTCATTGTTGAAACAGTGTAAGCAAAACCAAACTCTTTCATGATGtaaatttctattttaaaaaggactaactctgttgtttttgaacctggactTTACTAACAGATCACAGCAACCATGTTTCAGTAACtcctgtgttgtgctttttgtcagtggagtctggtagtgatatatagcaataTTTCTGGTTTAAGACAAAGCATCTTTCTCTTTGATACAAAGGTTTATCTGTGTaagaatcctatccataatgtggtcagacactgagaaaccatttattttatccctgtaaatcatttacacccaaaaacatgggcaAATAAATCTCAGGTTAAAAAGTACCACAGTTATCCATCCAGCTGTCAACAAATTTTATAGGTCTCACAATATTGGTTTATTTTAGGGATACACCGATACCGATACCAGTATCAGGTATCGGGTCCGATACAGTTCCTTTACTTGTACCTTTACGGCAGCGTGATGTTCACTTCGgcggtcaggtgctaattgagagcacggaggagcaatgtcggcggtgtggaggaatctcaaagtggatgatggtgattaaagtaaagcggactgcaaattatgctttgataaaacatctaaaaaaccaacacgatGCCGAGTTCAAAGCGTTTActaataatggcaaacagcaacaaccaactttgcagcaaactctggagaagagggagaagatgttaagagacaaccCACAcgcagtgaaaataacagaggctctgagtcgaagagtcgtcctgcatgcaaaacagtttAGGGATTCACACACCAGCCAAGCCATCGCAGGtctgtttgatgacatgcttcagacatggggggtccctaaaagttctgttcatgttgtgccACGTGATAATgcgaaaaacatgatcaaagtcATGAGTGACGCTGGACTCCTGAGCTTGCCGTGTGTCGCTcacaccctccagctggctgttactgaggggcttttagcacagaggagcatggctgatgctgtggcagtcagacggaaaatagttggacattttaaacattccgccttagcctactcctgtcttgaagatattctgtttgttaaaaaaagatgcagttgaatgctaaaatgtcaataactttaacagtacttctatttgagtaaaatgtgtgacagtgccatatataatggaatgttcaaatgtcagtcacagcaatttcttacagccagaggatgaaacaatatctgataaaaataaaacacgttctcaagtaaatgtacgaagtgtaatggcattaataagtactctTATCGGTACTCggtatcggcaagtactcagatccaagtaTCGGTATTGTATCGGtttgaaaaaaagtggtatCTGAGCATCCCTAGTTGATTTATTTCCACAAGACCATTTGGCATTTGGTAATATTTTGATCTGATGGACAGCTACACATGATAGTGTCTAAAAGCCAGCATATACAGGCTAACAGGCTCTGATCCCACTGTCATGCTTTACCAGTGGATGCTGGTCTTTATGAATGTTTGGTTTGGATGCTGATGTGAATGTTCCTGGAAACATTTGTGGAAGGTTCTTGTGCTACTACAGTGACTGTGACATTGCTGAAAGGACCCTTCTTCTATGTGGAGATCCTCTAAGGCCCACATGACAATAATGACCACGCCTCTCTGAGTTTTTGTTGGATCATGATTCAGCTCCACTCATGAAGATCCCTCAATAGTACAGATGTTTTATGCCAAGtaaatgtcttcagtgtttaaaacaaagacagccACATCAGTATTGATGTAGTGTAACCTGGACGACTTCCTGTGGTCTAAACATTGTCAGTCATGTTCCCATGAAACAGAAGATGCACAAAGTAGATGCTCTCATACATGGATGTGGTTGTGTTGGTGTGAGTTTGTCCCTTTTTGTGAATCTGAAAGCAGATGGTGCAAAATGAAGAAGCTTGTCATTAACaacatttaataatattttgtatgaATGCGGGAAAATTGTTCCAAAATCACGTCATCTGGTGATGAGGAAGATGGTAACACTGAAAACTTGTTTCAGTGTGAGCTGCATTTGAAGTTGCCCTGATTCAGGACTggcagataaaaacaaacattaggTTTgtacaaagtaacaaaaaacacaatacacacagactgagaaaagtTTCCTCCATTAAAGTCTATATAGACCATGTACAGTCAAAGATAGCACTGGGTTTCCTCCCCACTCCCCGTCTGTGATGCTGctcagcagcctctctctctctgaaaagaaaacatgcagtgaTTTTGTATTTCTAACATTCCTTCTGTAACATCCTCTCTGAGCCTCTTCAGTGTTGCCATCTGAGCCAGTGTAGTCACAGCACAAATAAGGAGGAGCTTCCTCTTCTGTTTTAGTTGATGGATGGAAAATCAGTGTTTCATCTTTCAGGTCAGAGTCCAGATTCTGCAAGAAAATGTCCGACAGTTTTCACACAGATGAGCTAACCAGAGGCACTTTCTGTTATTTCTCAGCTGAAGTGATTGAACTAACATGAACACTAATGAACTCCAAATCTTAAAAATGGACACAGCTCAtggattttcttcttcatcagcagctcagtgacagaGGAAATCTGCTGTGATATTTGTTGAAACTGACTCTTGCTGCATTCTGACTGATGGTTATGACAGAGAACAGttgagagaggatggaggacagCCCTCCAACAGTACCTGTGTGACGCCTCATTTTGACAACAAGGCTAATGATGACCTTAGTGAGAACAACAGTCACTCCGCTCAGAATCACACTCAGCAGACTTGTTATTTCACAGAGCTCCTCTACAAGAGAGACGATTCAATGAGACACTGATTTTCTGTTGGACAGTGATCAAATAACATctgttatgtatgtttttgagGGAACTACTTTATTTATTCCACTTACATGACAGAGGACTTTAATCCATCAACTGACTCATTTTAATGTGCATAGTAAATCTTAATGAGAGGCAGGCAGAACACTGTAGTCAGCCCTCCATGTTGTCATGAGGTTTACCTCTGCCTTTACACATGATGTCAATGACTAAATTCTTTCTCATCTTATTTACAGTTTTCCATCATAATCTGTCTTTGACCATGTTAAAATaagactgtgtctgtttcctttgtgttaGCAGCTGAATGACACTTTACAACATTCTTACCTTGAACCTTTAAATATGTTGCGCTAACAATAACGGGGTGTCTGCTTATATAatatccacagaaatacagtccagagtcagatGAATCCACATCCTTCATTTTGAGAAAGACAGTAGAGATGTTGGatctcatttcatattttccctCTTGGACTCCACTACAGAGTGAGGCAGGGTCAGTGGCTGTGTAGATGGAGGAAATGCAGCGGGGCTGGGTTCTGTTGGTCAGTCTGAACCAGATTATCTGAGAGGGAGAAGTGGTAAAGTTGGAGCACAGCAGTGTGGCTTCTTCACCAGACTGGACCTCCACAGTCTGAGACTCAGAAACTGAGATGGAGAtccagcctgaaacacacagcacagagatttAGTTAACAAACAGATAACAATGCCCATAAACAATTGTATTAGCaagtaaattcagttttacaaGTTATTAAATCAGACACAAGTCATGCAGTACATTTAGAGAGTAACTGAGTGGCAGCACTTACTGAAGCTGGAGAGAAGTAAAGCTGTTACTATAGTAAAGCTCATCTTTGTGCGTCTGATCGTCTCACTGTAACAGAGCTCAAAATCACTGAGCTTCAGGAAGGAGGTTTCATTAAACAGCAAAGAGGTTTTTTCTATATTTGTCTTGTCAAGCACTGACCACACAGTAACtaccacacacacctcacagaCAAACTACTCCTCCTCATCACAGACAGTGCTCTATTTTAGCGGCAGCTCAAAGGTcagcacaaacagcaacaaTTAATTTGGTTGAAAACTGTGCCTTAGACAAGTTGCTGAGAACAGACAACTGAGAAGCAAGTCTTTTACCGGGGCACACATTTGGATCTCTACTCCcttgctttcagtctttatccTAAATACATCGTCGACTAAACTCTGAGCTGaattcacactgaaataaaatgtaccTTTTCATTAACTTCTGGTAAGACAGCTAACAAGCATATATCTAGAATACAGGAAGAAGTAAGGAAATATGTGTCGTAGTAACATTCCAAACAGGATAGAGACATTCCTTTGTTCCTGATTTCCTATATTCTCcctttttaaatttgatgtgttgatgctgtttgttgtaTTGCCTACTGAAATCAGTCCATGTTGATAAATTCAGGAGAGTATAtatttccacagcactaattcTGTCAGTGCAACAGTCATGTCATACTCTTCAATGGCAGCACTGTGTTGTCACTGATACAGTAAAATTGGCTCTGCTTTCCTACCACAAAATGGCCCCCAGTAGCTGTATGTGTTAAGCTGTGCTATATGTTTGTGCTGTCGGTGTCTCAGTGAAATGAGGAAGACGCTGTCATCCGGCTGTGTGAATATGAGGCTGCACAAGGCTTTCTGATGTAGTGTATGAAGataaaagagggaaatgaaTTAGAGAAAATTGCTTAGTGTTGTCTGTAAAGAAGGGGACCATGAAGAGATGGATTTAGTGCTGATGAGATTCTTTcaacatatacatttattttaaagagacGTAGTACAGCTTTTGTTGCATGTGGTTTTATGGCAGAGAGCTAAGGGCCAGTCTTCTTGTGGCTTTCGTTTTGGCTGATACACACAGGGTTCTCACCACAGTGGAAAATAACAGGGGGAGGGGGCACAAGACTTGTTGCTTGGCCACATATGCAGACTCAGCCAGGGCAGAGAGCTATACCTTTATCTatttcatacacacattcaccaTGTCAGCATACAAGACAGACAACTCTTACATTTCAAAAAGTCATTCAGTCAAACCAGAGAGAAGTACAGTCTCATGGAAACAGGCTTCAGGATTTTCACCTCTGTCGTCCTcagaccaaacagcaaacaaacagcatatgaacagacactgagagcaagagaaagatgTGTGAGAATCAAAAGTAAACACtatcaagaaaataatagatttaccttaatactgatgtttagacAAAGTGATCTTAATTCCTCCTGTATGATGTTCTGTTTATTAACCTGGATATTAGCTGTAgctttaacaggaagaaaacataaTAAGGTAAACAGCCATAATTTGCCTTTCCCAAACACATTGTTGAGATGTGGGACAAAACTCCTCATGTTAACATGAAACTCCTCATGTTAATATAGAATCTAGCTCAAACTTACCAAATTATAGTAGTTTGGTAAGTTTGTTCAAAGCAGATGCACTGTATATGCAATTTGTAAAAGTAGTTTTACTCTTAGTCTTTGAAAACAGCGAatcatgtgatgtttgtgatcATGGCTGAAGTCTTCCTGTGGTGAACTTTATTTTTAGACTCGTTCAGTGTTTGTCACCAAGAATgttagtttttttcttcactgtctttttttaatctatacAAGTACAGAGGCTGATCCAAGAACAAGAGCTCAGACcacactgagctgctcagaTGAAGAGATGTGTAtctctctcacccctccctcccccacagACCATTGACTCTGCCTATGAGTCAGTTTGACAGTTATCAGTGTCTCTTGTGGCTCCTCCtcatcaaacataaaatatgtccTTGTCCCTCTCAGATGAAGATGTGATGTAGACAAactaagaaagacagagactttGACCAGGAAATGTTGACTCTCCATTTATACAGGAACTTGATTACAAAAACTATTTttgccaccacacacacagaaaagcaaaatagCAGATTAATATGATGAAACTCCTGGTTGCAGTTCCACTTGTGTCCTGAGTCTATCTGCTGGCAGTATAAATAACATGAGTTTCCACCTGTGTCTCTGATGCAGACCCACATCTAACTCCCACTATAAGAAGGTGTCCTTACCCCTCCATCAGACACCAATCAGActtagactgagagaaagaaaatgaatcccTGCAGAAGAAAGACACTCGAAGTTGCTCAACATCAGCTCTTTATTGCAAACTTCCATATATTATTTTAAGAGTAGTTATTCCTGTCACCAACAAGCCGTACAAAGCCCAGAgcataatataatgtataatgtgtaaTATGATGCAGCATCAGTTCCAGTTGCCTCCTGAGTCTATCTGGTGGCAGCATAAACAACATTTGGCTCCAGCTCTCTTctcttggtttttgtttgaaaagtcaCAGCTGCGTAGTTCACATCATCAGAGACACGAGTCTGTGAAAAGAATATTTCCACTCttaatgagatgagatgagactCTTAAACTTGTTCTTTATAGGATTGTTTTCTTGTTACTTATCAGCCTATACACACAAATGACTAATATTTAAAAGATACATTACAAACATAGATAAAATATCAgcctatatacagtacagtctCAGCTGTTGTTTGGTTGAGCTCTatgaaaacagatataaaatgaAAGTTGGATTCACCTCACTTTGCTGTGGATTCTGTTCTTCTTTATCAGCTGagtgacagaaacaagacaTCAGGTCAGTTAGTTGATCATTGTCTTTGCTAAACCAGGAGTTCGacatttttcaagcattttaACTCAAATTTAAGAGAATtttcaataacaacaaaatcaaatacaTGATAGACACAGTAACTGAACAAAGTACCTGTCTAAAGTTTACTGGTTCGAACAAGCAGACCAGTGTTGACCATTACAAGGAGAACACTCAGACCACGCAGGATCACACATGTCAGCTTTATCACACCACTCTCTTCTACAGGAAAAATCATTAAGTCAGACTCTGTTTCCCTTCAGAGACCTGGTCATaatcaaaaagacaaactgaattcagctaaacagtttaatctgcacaatCAAAGAAATCTTACCTTTACATTTGCTGTCCTCGACATCATGTGGCTCATCATTGCCTTGTAAAGaaatgaagatatttttagGCTTGAGTTTATTTTGGCAGACGTACATCATAACCATTTCTTACCTGCTGTCAAAATCTATTTATCATATaagcagaaaaagacatgacagaacaatgggaatgaaaagacagaaaagattttACAATAATCTTACTGGAGGTAAGATTTAAATACTGAATCTCAGTGAAAGTTATACGTCCATCTGtgtaaaatccacagaaatactgTCCAGAGTCAGATACATTCACTCGTTTGATTTTGAGAAAGACAGTAGAGCTGTTGGAGCTCATTTCAAAATTTCCAGTTTTATATCCATCACAGTATTCAGCTTTACTGTCAGACCGGGACATAACTGAGATACAGCTCATATTGATCCTGTTGACCACTCTGAGCCAGAACGTCACAGCTGGATCTTTGATTGTCTTTGggcacagcagtgtgacttcTCGACCAGACTGAGCCTTCACAGTCTGagactcagacactgagacagagatccagcctgaaacaaacaacagacacagcaagAGATTGAGTTGTTTTAAAGTAACATGAGGGTAAACAATAACTGTTGATAAAAGTCAGCAAGAACGTAACAAAGAAATAAGTTTCATTTCCGACTGGTTaaacatacaataataaaatgaagaatgaagttGAGAGTAATTCAGTTCCAGTACttactgaggctgcagagcagtAAAGCTGTTCTCATAGTGAAGTTCATCATTGTGTTGATGACTGCAGCTCTTCAGTGTCCGTAACTGAAGTGTGACCAGGAAGGGAGCGCTTTCAATATAAAGAGGAGGggtgttgttctttttgttccttAAATTAACCACATAAATGCTTCCAGGAAAATAAGTGTTGATGCAAACGTATAAGAATACCAGTTAACAAATAGTCTTCAAACCAAATTATATACAGTACGACGAACAAAGATACACAAGTAGAGATAAAAGTGGACATCACAGTGAtaacacaggacacaggacaATGTTGTTATTTGTAGCTGCTCATCAGAGTGGGACACATTGTGACACATTGTGTTTGAGGCTTAACAACAAACCAATGTGTCACTTTTTGAGTTGTGTAATGCAAATGTGATGTtccaacaaatgtattttattaaaagtagTTAACGTGACTGAACTTTCTGATGgtgtctgctgtgaaatgtcagagtCCAGTCTCAGGTGctcagtcacatgaccagaCAGTCAGTGAATCTCATTGTTGAAACAGTGTAAGCAAAACCAAACTCTTTCATGATGtaaatttctattttaaaaaggactaactctgttgtttttgaacctggactTTACTAACAGATCACAGCAACCATGTTTCAgtaactcctgtgttctgctgtttatcagtagagtctggtagtgatatatagcaataTTTCTGGTTTAAGACAAAGCATCTTTCTCTTTGATAAAAAGGTTTATCTGTGTaagaatcctatccataatgtggtcagacactgagaaaccatttattttatccctgtaaatcatttacacccaaaaacatgggcaAATAAATCTCAGGTTAAAAAGTACCACAGTTATCCATCCAGCTGTCAACAAATGTTATAGCTCACACAATATTAGTTgatttatttgacatatttatttgacttattCTCCATGTTGTCATGAGGTTTACCTCTGCCTTTACACATGATGTCGATGACTAAATTCTTTTTCATCTTATTTACAGTTTTCCATCATAATCTGTCTTTGACCATGTTAAAATaagactgtgtctgtttcctttgtgttaGCAGCTGAATGACACTTGACAACATTCTTACCTTGAACCTTTAAATATGTTGCCCTAACAATAACGGGGTGTCTGCTTATATAatatccacagaaatacagtccagagtcagatGAATCCACATCCTTCATTTTGAGAAAGACAGTAGAGATGTTGGatctcatttcatattttccctCTTGGACTCCACTACAGAGTGAGGCAGGGTCAGTGGCTGTGTAGATGGAGGAAATGCAGCGGGGCTGGGTTCTGTTGGTCAGTCTGAACCAGATTATCTGAGAAGGAGAAGTGGTAAAGTTGGAGCACAGCAGTGTGGCTTCTTCACCAGACTGGACCTCCACAGTCTGAGACTCAGAAACTGAGATGGAGAtccagcctgaaacacacagcacagagatttAGTTAACAAACAGATAACAATGCCCATAAACAATTGTATTAGCaagtaaattcagttttacaaGTTATTAAATCAGACACAAGTCATGCAGTACATTTAGAGAGTAACTGAGTGGCAGCACTTACTGAAGCTGGAGAGAAGTAAAGCTGTTACTATAGTAAAGCTCATCTTTGTGCGTCTGATCGTCTCACTGTAACAGAGCTCAAAATCACTGAGCTTCAGGAAGGAGGTTTCATTAAACAGCAAAGAGGTTTTTTCTATATTCTATATTATTCCAAACAGGATAGAGACATTCCTTTGTTCCTGATTTCCTATATTCTCcctttttaaatttgatgtgttgatgctgtttgttgtaTTGCCTACTGAAATCAGTCCATGTTGATAAATTCAGGAGAGTATAtatttccacagcactaattcTGTCAGTGCAACAGTCATGTCATACTCTTCAATGGCAACACTGTGTTGTCACTGATACAGTAAAATTGGCTCTGCTTTCCTACCACAAAATGGCCCCCAGTAGCTGTATGTGTTAAGCTGTGCTATATGTTTGTGCTGTCGGTGTCTCAGTGAAATGAGGAAGACGCTGTCATCCGGCTGTGTGAATATGAGGCTGCACAAGACTTTCTGATGTAGTGTATGAAGataaaagagggaaatgaaTTAGAGAAAATTGCTTAGTGTTGTCTGTAAAGAAGGGGACCATGAAGAGATGGATTTAGTGCTGATGAGATTCTTTcaacatatacatttattttaaagagacGTAGTACAGCTTTTGTTGCATGTGGTTTTATCGCAGAGAGCTAAGGGCCAGTCTTCTTGTGGCTTTCGTTTTGGCTGATACACACAGGGTTCTCACCACAGTGGAAAATAACAGGGGGAGGGGGCACAAGACTTGTTGCTTGGCCACATATGCAGACTCAGCCAGGGCAGAGAGCTATACCTTTATCTatttcatacacacattcaccaTGTCAGCATACAAGACAGACAACTCTTACATTTCAAAAAGTCATTCAGTCAAACCAGAGAGAAGTACAGTCTCATGGAAACAGGCTTCAGGATTTTCACCTCTGTCGTCCTcagaccaaacagcaaacaaacagcatatgaacagacactgagagcaagagaaagatgTGTGAGAATCAAAAGTAAACACtatcaagaaaataatagatttaccttaatactgatgtttagacAAAGTGATCTTAATTCCTCCTGTATGATGTTCTGTTTATTAACCTGGATATTAGCTGTAgctttaacaggaagaaaacataaTAAGGTAAACAGCCATAATTTGCCTTTCCCAAACACATTGTTGAGATGTGGGACAAAACTCCTCATGTTAATATAGAATCTAGCTCAAACTTACCAAACTATAGTAGTTTGGTAAGTTTGTTCAAAgcagatgtactgtatatgcaattTGTAAAAGTAGTTTTACTCTTAGTCTTTGAAAACAGCGAatcatgtgatgtttgtgatcATGGCTGAAGTCTTCCTGTGGTGAACTTTATTTTTAGACTTGTTCAGTGTTTGTCACCAACAATgttagtttttttcttcactgtctttTCTTAATCTATACAAGTACAGAGGCTGATCCAAGAACAAGAGCTCAGACcacactgagctgctcagaTGAAGAGATGTGTAtctctctcacccctccctcccccacagACCATTGACTCTGCCTATGAGTCAGTTTGACAGTTATCAGTGTCTCTTGTGGCTCCTCCtcatcaaacataaaatatgtccTTGTCCCTCTCAGATGAAGATGTGATGTAGACAAactaagaaagacagagactttGACCAGGAAATGTTGACTCTCCATTTATACAGGAACTTGATTACAAAAACTATTTttgccaccacacacacagaaaagcaaaatagCAGATTAATATGATGAAACTCCTGGTTGCAGTTCCACTTGTGTCCTGAGTCTATCTGCTGGCAGTATAAATAACATGAGTTTCCACCTGTGTCTCTGATGCAGGCCTCCTGTTTCTGAGTGTTTTTGGAAGGAGCCTCAGTGCTGCAGAGTTCAGGTCATCAGAGTCCAGATTCTGTAAATCAGAGCATATagagtcacacactgtttttcaCAATCCAGCTCAGAATCTGAAAGGCCCATGATTCCTAGAGGGAAAATAGTTTTTTCAGGACATTAAAACAGTGAGTATTTCAGTCTTTAAGTTGTATCGCAGCAGTTAAACACATGCTGAAACACAGCACATCCATTGCTACGGTTATTTATAAAAAGATGCTTCACCTTGTTTCTTTCAGGTTGCAGTAATTCATCCAC includes these proteins:
- the LOC108890106 gene encoding uncharacterized protein LOC108890106 isoform X3, which translates into the protein MMNFTMRTALLLCSLSWISVSVSESQTVKAQSGREVTLLCPKTIKDPAVTFWLRVVNRINMSCISVMSRSDSKAEYCDGYKTGNFEMSSNSSTVFLKIKRVNVSDSGQYFCGFYTDGRITFTEIQYLNLTSSNDEPHDVEDSKCKEESGVIKLTTVILGALSVLLVMVIIGLVVQNRKLQTADKEEQNPQQSETRVSDDVNYAAVTFQTKTKRRELETNVVYAATR
- the LOC108890106 gene encoding uncharacterized protein LOC108890106 isoform X5 yields the protein MMNFTMRTALLLCSLSWISVSVSESQTVKAQSGREVTLLCPKTIKDPAVTFWLRVVNRINMSCISVMSRSDSKAEYCDGYKTGNFEMSSNSSTVFLKIKRVNVSDSGQYFCGFYTDGRITFTEIQYLNLTSSNDEPHDDEDSKCKEESGVIKLTTVILGALSVLLVMVIIGLVVQNRKLQTADKEEQNPQQSETRVSDDVNYAAVTFQTKTKRRELETNVVYAATR
- the LOC108890106 gene encoding uncharacterized protein LOC108890106 isoform X4, whose translation is MMNFTMRTALLLCSLSWISVSVSESQTVKAQSGREVTLLCPKTIKDPAVTFWLRVVNRINMSCISVMSRSDSKAEYCDGYKTGNFEMSSNSSTVFLKIKRVNVSDSGQYFCGFYTDGRITFTEIQYLNLTSSNDEPHDDEDSKCKEESGVIKLTTVILGALSVLLVMVIIGLVVQNRKLQTADKEEQNPQQSETRVSDDVNYAAVTFQTKTKRRELETNVVYAATR
- the LOC108890106 gene encoding uncharacterized protein LOC108890106 isoform X1, with the protein product MMNFTMRTALLLCSLSWISVSVSESQTVKAQSGREVTLLCPKTIKDPAVTFWLRVVNRINMSCISVMSRSDSKAEYCDGYKTGNFEMSSNSSTVFLKIKRVNVSDSGQYFCGFYTDGRITFTEIQYLNLTSSNDEPHDVEDSKCKEESGVIKLTTVILGALSVLLVMVIIGLVVQNRKLQTADKEEQNPQQSETRVSDDVNYAAVTFQTKTKRRELETNVVYAATR
- the LOC108890106 gene encoding uncharacterized protein LOC108890106 isoform X6 encodes the protein MMNFTMRTALLLGSLSWISVSVSESQTVKAQSGQEVKLLCPKTINDPAATFWLRVVNRINVSCISVMSRSDSKAEYCDGYKTGNFEMRSNISTVYLKIKRVDVSDSGLYFCGFYTNGRVTFTESQYLKVGGNDEPHDDEDSKCKEESGVIKLTTVILGALSVLLVMVIIGLVVQNRKLQTADKEEQNPQQSETRVSDDVNYAAVTFQTKTKRRELETNVVYAATR
- the LOC108890106 gene encoding uncharacterized protein LOC108890106 isoform X7, which encodes MMNFTMRTALLLCSLSWISVSVSESQTVKAQSGQEVKLLCPKTINDPAATFWLRVVNRINVSCISVMSRSDSKAEYCDGYKTGNFEMRSNISTVYLKIKRVDVSDSGLYFCGFYTNGRVTFTESQYLKVGGNDEPHDDEDSKCKEESGVIKLTTVILGALSVLLVMVIIGLVVQNRKLQTADKEEQNPQQSETRVSDDVNYAAVTFQTKTKRRELETNVVYAATR
- the LOC108890106 gene encoding uncharacterized protein LOC108890106 isoform X8, producing MSFTIVTALLLSSFSWISISVSESQTVEVQSGEEATLLCSNFTTSPSQIIWFRLTNRTQPRCISSIYTATDPASLCSGVQEGKYEMRSNISTVFLKMKDVDSSDSGLYFCGYYISRHPVIVSATYLKVQEELCEITSLLSVILSGVTVVLTKVIISLVVKMRRHTGTVGGLSSILSQLFSVITISQNAARVSFNKYHSRFPLSLSC